GATTTCTTACATAGAAAAGTCTGATGTCTAAAGTCTGAAGTCCAGTGTCTGAATTGCAGGTCACTTACATACATCAGATGCATTACAAGTCACATTAACAAAAGGAAGAAAAGGGGACGGGCACCGGCTTGATTTTTAAGGTGTCAGGTGTTAGAGTGGAACTTAGGAGGAATTGATAATGTCTGTCCTTGGGATCAGAGAATATCCTGACCCGATACTCCGCCGGAAGAGCAGGCGGGTGGAAAAATGGGATGGTGAGTTGCATCGGCTTATTCAGGATATGATTGATACGCTCGATGCAGTGCCCGGACTTGGTCTTGCAGCGGTTCAGGTTGGTGCACCTGTAAGCCTGTTTATTTATGATGCTGATCTTTCCTCTGATAGCCCTGTAAAGAATTATTCTGTGTTTATAAATCCTGAGATTATCTATGAAGAAGGTGAGGTTAAGGGGGAAGAGGGCTGTCTTAGCGTCCCGGATTACAGGGAGTCAGTTGTCAGGGCAGAGGTTGTAAAGGTAAAGGGTTATGATAAGGACGGTGGGAGCATTGAA
This portion of the Nitrospirota bacterium genome encodes:
- a CDS encoding peptide deformylase, with protein sequence MSVLGIREYPDPILRRKSRRVEKWDGELHRLIQDMIDTLDAVPGLGLAAVQVGAPVSLFIYDADLSSDSPVKNYSVFINPEIIYEEGEVKGEEGCLSVPDYRESVVRAEVVKVKGYDKDGGSIE